tctgCACTATAATAGGTGGTGGGACATGAAAAGAGAAGCACTGCAAGGGAAGTTGTTAAAGGCTTGATTAAAGATGATGGTTGGAAAGGTTTCTACAGGGGATTGGGTCCAAGATTTTTCAGTATGTCAGCTTGGGGAACCTCAATGATAGTGTCATATGAATATCTGAGTATGACTCCTCCCTCCAAAAAATCATTACTCTGGAGTATAGGAATATTGAGATGACAAAGTAAAAAGGCTAAAGGACTCGAtcatatttatgatttttttctgtttattaAATGGATCTCACTCATCACTAATTAGTAGATTTGGTGCTTGAACTCACACGGTAGACCATGACTTTCTAATTATACTTCAAATTATTCTATCCCCATTAGTCCAGTATCGCTTGAGCTACCCTACAAATATTAACCTTGTATCCAAATTCTGAAGGTCCACAGTGTTGGAACTTGTGTGGCCACGTGCTGTTCTATTTTTTCCAGTCATGCTGCTTCAACTGGCTTAGAGCAATCGGACAGCTCTCAGAGCAGTTTTCCTTGCTTAATTTTTGATGTCATCTATAACTCTCTTGCTTTATATTTGCTCTTCTGCTCATGCATTCTCATCTGCTTTTGATATTGTCATCTGTAGGAACTTGATATGTTCTTTTTATATGTGAACTGTCAATAATTATATTACTCTGTTGTATTATATTTTACGTGAGTTGTCAAACATTTAGCTTCTGGTTATCTTCAAAATATATACAGAGTATACTAGGGAATTAACAGAGAAAATACATATCTTTATATTCTGCTGATGATGAAAATTAGGTCACTTAAATATGAATTCTGGGGAAGCCTTCAAAAGTGATTGTATCTGCTTTGAATGGCAAAGTGCCTGTTGGTGACTTCCGTATTAGGACATCAAAATTCTTACTAGGTCACATAAATATGAGAACGGCTGAAACCTAATTTCTAAAATGATGGTGTTTGCTAAggatgaaattaaaagttttttaagggtttttgtgtgtgtgtgtgttatgcATATTTTTGACTTCGAGGGcttttttggtaaaaatgaGCACGACATGCCTCATTTTTCCGTCGGATTTAACACCCTCAAACTAAGGGAGGGGCATCATTGCATGTAAATGGTAGTCGGAGGGGGTTAAGTGTCACAAATGGTAGTTTAGCTAGTAAGTGCGAAAGAAGAGTTAGTTCATGTTCATGGGGAAAATCGCCATTGTGGTTGTGGTTTCATGCTCATGGAGATAATATCATCTCTTTGTCATATTGTCTCATCATCGGTCAACATTTAAAACTGGTGTTAGTTATTAATTATATCAATCATGTAATATGATGAATCCTTGATTGGTGATTTATATATGCCTTTAGATGCCATGGATAACACTAAATGGTATAATTTCTATGATGCATCTTACctcctttaaattattttatggttaactAGAGTATGCAAAATCtatttgtatttgtgttttgttacTTTATGTGGCTTAAAAAAACTTGTGAATGTTAGGGCACAACAAACTATgtatatattttcatcattatTTTTCCAGGATGTTTTCTTCATAATACTGGAGATTTTTAGTTGGTCTTCTCTGAGGAACTATTATAGGAATTAGGAACCTACAGATATGTTACCcatgacattttctttttcatctctgAGAAACCTTATATAAATGGAGAAGTGTGTAGCTTCAATGGTGAAAAACAAACTTCTTTTTCAGCCCaccccctccctccctctctctctctcttcatatAGAAAGTGTAagtgcacacacacacaacttCGATGTATATATTTACATGTTTATTATTCCCTGTcttaagagaatttttttttcttgttcagAGCGCCTGTGTGCAAAAGATGACTTGATGTGATGTACTGCTGGTCCACAACCTTGATTCTTCCTGACATGCGATTTTTGGTCCAAAACTGGGCAGGGATTCATCATTTTGTTGACAGTGACTGTTTGGATAGGCACTATAATGCTTGTTGTGCTATAGAGTTCCAGAAACAGAATAGCTGATATTGAAGCTTTTGTGGCTATTTTGATTAAGGAGCCAACATTGTGGTTACCGGAACAGGATTACTTGCTAATTTTTGGAAAGGATTGTTAGACTCTTATAAGATTTTTCCAGCTAGATATTTGCTTTCTCCATACGAGGCTCTGTCAACTAGCAAGTGTATTCTTTGGCACAGTAAAtgcaaataattttgatttttttgagatgcAGTTATTTTCCGGTGcatttttttcccatttggaTCTCATGTTCTTTTATCCTTCTGTCCTCTCGGTAATTTGACATAACAGTAGCAGATATGCCAGATAATTACTTAGGATCTTCTTTTGGAATCTTGTCCGATGGTACATAACACAAGGGTAGATCAAGTTGTTGCAATCATCAGcgacacacatatatatataagcacttGTACAGAGTGATCAACCAGCAAAAACAGAAAGTAGAGGTCACAAATTCTTCTTAATCTTAACAAAAAATGACTCAGCAAATTTGATATTTCAGcacatcttaaaaaaaaaaatctaatgcaATCAGTATTTTGGTGGTACATGTTGGAACATGGAAGAGATCCCACAAGTTATAagcatctgtttttttttttttttttgagaaaagttaTAAGCATCTGTTGACACACTGTTCATATCCCTCAACTCAAAATTAGGTCCTCATCTTTATCGTCGTCATCATCACCATTATCATTCCTGCTTTGCTCAGCATATTCCTCACCAGTGATGTAGCGGAAAATATCTCCCCAACCTTGTCTTCTTTGTCGGTTGGTGTTTTCTCCGAACTTTTAGATTTACCTTTGTTCATCTGGTgcaatataaaaggaaaataataccACATGTTACAGAAGAAAACGGACAAAAAGGAACAATGAAGTACAAAAAGCACTACTATTGGATTAGTTTCACCTTGTCAAGACATAATAAAGGATCTAAATCCATAAAATGTTCACCAACTGTGCACATCAAAACATGCTCAACTTGGTAAAAACTAGAAATACCCATTAATAGAACAATAACCAGGAAAGATTACAAAACCTGAGATACCGGTAGAAACTGAATAAAATGCACAGAAAAGAAATGTATGTTGTATAAGGGCAAATGCCTTATCAACTTGGGATTCATAATGCAATTTGCacaataaaattcaaaacttgCAGGTAGTTGAGCTTATAACAGGTAATGTTATTGTCTTATTGATTCCAAATTCATATGATGTGATGTCCATCTCCTGGAAGTGAATATTGGCGTACCAGGGAAGAGGACGGTTTAACACCAAAACAGttgaaaattccaaaattaatttCTCGACGGGTTACAAGCAAGACAAGCATATAATTATCATAACAACtgcaaagaaaattttgaaactagAAGTTTCATACAGAGAGAGACATTATTCAATTTTAGCTTTGAGTATGGTAGCAATTACAATCTCTCGGAAAACACTAGGGCATATGATCTAAATTAGGAGCTACAACATTGTTAATCATTTCTCAATAAAAGGTTGGTGATATAAGGACTTCATGAATAACTAAAAGGTAGATTCTTCATTAATATGGGATAAAGTATCTGTTCTTACCCTATATATCAGACAAGAAATTAATAACAAACAACTTATGGGAAAATAAAGTCTTTATACTCATaagcaaacaaaaatatgaaaaaggcTGAAAAGCATTGCTTTAAAGAACTTACTGCACGTAGCAGAGACCTTCGATCCCTTTCTCCAGCATTCTTAACTGCCTAGAACAAAATTACACAAACCCATCAATTAGCttccaaaatgcaaaaatcCAAGCCTTCTTTTCAGAAACGCATAAAACCCAACTTCCTGATTTTGAAAGGCGCTTTTACTTTCCGTAACGGCGTTTCCAGTCGATCTGTTCTTTACAACCCAACTTCCTGTTACAATTATTTATCTTCAGCTACTACTGATTTTGAAAAGCACTTTTTGAATAAGTAAAAACCTGTTTCTTCTTTCTAGAGAAAGGCGAGTGTTTTGTAATACCGTTTCGTTGATCTTGACGCCGGCGTTGGGTTTCCAAGCAAAACTGTTTTGGTGCTTGGGCGGGTCCTGCCTGTTGCTCATCTTTGCTTTGCTGGGTTGCTGAGGaggttttgttttgggttttaagTTGGAAGATGACTTAAACGACATGTGACAGAGTGTAACTAAACGACATATCGTTTTGGACGCTTTAAACTCGATCTATATGCGTTTGAACTCGAAGTCACCTAGAGAGGGGTTATgagaaatttcaattgttaaGATTGTTATTTTATATTGCAGTTTTAGCAAACTAGattgataatgaaaataaagagactCATCTTTTATTTCAACTTTACTTTTGATTTTGTGATGTTTTTTTAGAGAAACAATTTCATCATAAGAAATTACAATTATTCTACAATATTGATGTGTTAGTCCTAACTAACATTTGGACCTATTcttgctaaaaaaaataaaaaggttcaGAACTTGTCgttgttattattgtttctGCACTTGAAATATGGTAAATatattggacacaaatttcctccaaactggtttgaaataaatttttttcaacccacTCCAATAAGTGACAAGTGGCATTCAACATTAttgggtttctaaaaaattaatgtttgagttcCTAGATTAATGGAATGACAATTgacacttattaaaaaaaaaaaaacatgtgaaagaTGACATTTGTCACGTATTAGAGtgagttgaaggaaatttcttccaaactccaaaccagtttggaggaaatttttgtccaaatatATTTACTTCGGTTCAGAACTTGtcattgttattattgtttctttgtTAGGATTTTGACGAATGTTCGACATAtaccaaatttaaagaaaaatcttatttttttgaCACTTCGGATCACTTCATTGAATATTAGTATTATGGTGAAAGTGAAGTTTGTAAAAACTCATTGGATGTGATGAAAGGTAACAAAAAAAGCTTAGAAGTCCTTGAAgtatgccaaaataataatttaattcctaCAACTAAAACATCGATGACTTAATATATTCCAATAGCGTGAAACGTTAcagccaataaaattgtaacaCACGTCCTATTTAAGTAAATGTCAAACtaacaaaatctgttaaattagtagacGGAATTTGACTGTAATAAGTGGCGGAGCTAGACAAttcatattgggggtgccgctaaaatttttttgtcgtcctaaaaattttctccaccctaaaaatttggtaattcacacaatatatgcatcacaaaaaaatatctataaaagttcataaatatgtgctcaaattgatatactCGAAATGTAACATAtcggcactatatcaaaaagatagaaatacaaaaaaaaaaagaaaaaaaaaagtgtctagaactgcactttatggtctcttagaagtacaaaatcatcaagtgttgaatctaaatcgaagctctcaGCAATTTCTCTTtagagaactaaactatttgcaagaaaatcatcctccattttgttgcgaagttgtgttttaacaattttcattgttgaaaatactcgttcggtagttgctgTACACACGGTTTATCTTCCTTTCACCGTtagaagaagagagggagatCGTGGGTGTGAGGGATGAGAAGAAGAGGGGGAGGCAAGGAGTAAGGCTGGAGGCgtgaagaaacaaagaaaaagaagagaaagatggGAAGTGGGACTATTGAAGACAGCAAGGTAGAAACTGTGTTGAGAAGTAATGGTAGTACTAATAATATTGGGGGTGCTGTGTCTTGGGTAATGGATaggtaaaaatatataaatttttttttaaaaaaaaaaatcttttggggTGCCGTGACACCCCCAAAGAGTGTCCTAACTGTaatgactaaattatttttttttggcatacctcaaaaattctgagttcattttgattaacgagttaattaattgtaaatcaggtaaactatatggactgattttgtatttttaccatttttaatGTTGTGGATATAAATTAGCTACAACTGCCATGTGTCCCTTAAATTGattctcacatgttattaagaacaaaaaattcacCGCATAGGTCCCTGCTTGGGGGAGGGAGGAAGCCTttccccccctcctcctcgTCTGTGCGGTTTTCCCTTTTGTTCCAtttttgtttagagtttttttctctcttggtgCCCCATAGCACAATGGCCGTCGTGACTCCGCCTTGCCATCTCCACCATGCTGCCGATCTCCACCGCATCTCTTCATCGCCGTTTTTTCGCGCCGCCCGTAGCCTCCTCCGCTCCTTGCTCCAATGGTTGCTACTGTGTTGTGggtttctttgttgttttgttttttccatgTATTTTCTTGCTTGTTTTGTTGTCCCGGCGTTTGTGCTTAGGAcgtgaataattttttggccttttgggtcGAGAATGACTTATTTTGGCGTTGTGCTTTTGCTCATACCTGGAGAATGGCTACCTATTTCTCGGATTGAGTCTGCACCGAGCAGATTTGTTCTATAAGCCGAAGATTGGGCATGAGTTAGGGAATGTAGACGACACATGATTTCAATGtaagatttgtttgtttttgaccTCTATGtcgtgtaatcttttagcttcggctatgaatTTTAGAACTTTATGCTCTATGATTGTAATagcttttatgctcttgattacTCACCAATGAAATCGGAATGaatttctcttcaaaaaaacaaaaaattcatatattaaAGGACATATGACAATTTAGTAGACTAGTTTGTATCTAATTTCTACAAATCAGTTTATAGCTAATGTTTATTCATGCTGTACGGTTACAATAATCCTATCATCATAGTTATcatctaaaaaaagaaatggaagatAATGAGTAATGCCAAAAAGAAGATCCACGTTTTTCTTGTGTTCTCTAAAAATTGATGCGACTTTTAAATTATCATGAATTTGTGatagtaatttaataataattttaagggcGAGAAGATAATGTCATCAAATGTTTGAGTTTGAATTATACGGctggtctcaaaattcaaacttttagaACTTGAATGTTTGAAGCAAGAACATTATCTTTAACAATATCACCAATAACAATTATAAAACAGACaacatattaatttatttattttgctagCAATTACAACATTCTTTCATCACCTTTTTGCAACCATGCGTTAAGAGAACACATAGTCTTTGGCAACAAACAATCAGAATCCTTATTAGTAAAATTTTGTATCATGCTCAGATTGGTGCTTTTTGCACTGCCTTCATTGTTAGCAATAAACATGCCGTCACTGTCATCTTCTACCAACTCTTGAAAGAGGGGTCTCTTCATTTCCCCGTGAAGATTGATATTATTGGTGCTCTCTTGCATTTGTAATGCCAACTCAAGGCCCCACACTACCTCATTCATAGATGGTCGTTTTGTTCGATCATCCAACAAACAATTCACGGCAATTTCACCAAATTTTTCTAGGCACTCCGGTGTGATCTCACCCTTCAAAAACGGATCGACAATTTGATCAAGCATTTTGTTGCAATAGTACTCTTGGACCCACTGTGCTAGGCTCACTTGGTTCTTTTTGGCCGTACGAAGCAACGGTGGTCTTGCACACAATACTTCACACAAAACGACACCAAAAGAGTACACATCAGACTTTTCAGTCAACTGTTGAAGTCGATAGTACTCCGGGTCCATATACCCCATGCTACCTTTGACCACTGTGCTTACGTGGGTCTTGAACTCACTAGTTGGTCCGATTTTGGACAGTCCAAAATCCGACACCTTGGCCACCCATTTCTCATCCAAAAGAATATTTGTTGTCTTCACATCACGGTGAATGATCATGTGCTTCGCATCAGTGTGGAGGTATTGCAACCCATGGGCCGCACCGATGCAGATCTCAAGCCGTTGCTTCCAGGATAAAGGAGGATTGCCAGTGTCATATAGATGATCACGTAGGTTCCCATGGGACATGTAATCGTATACAAGTATCATCTCGCTGTCATCATTACAATAGCCAATCAAAGACACGAGATGGCGGTGTCGTAGCTGGGAGAGCATCGCAATCTCGGTGTGGAACTCGTGAGCGCCTTGCTGTGACCTGGATTTCAGCCGTTTGATTGCAACTGGGGTGGTTGCGTCATCAACGTAGCCTTTATAAACGTTGCCAAACCCTCCAACCCCtatgattaaaattttatcGAAATCGTTTGTGGCTGCTTTGATTTCAGTAAATGAAAACTTACGACATAATTCGGAAGGTAGAGAAGAGCCCTGCGTCTTAGTTGACTTGGCTCTTTTACCGAGCCGGAAAGCCATTAAACCAATAATAGAGAGTAGAACAACGACAAAAATTGCACCACCAATTATTGCAATTGTTGTTTTCCGATTATTTTTTGACTTCGTTGATGATTCGCCTAGGGTTTCAATTAAAGATGTAACCCCCTCCACTTCCGGGTTGAGCCCAGCAAGACTACCGCCAAATTGGTTCAACTTAAATATTTCCACACCGTTCAAGATGGAACTGTCGAACTGGGGACGCGGTGACATATCCGAGTCAGGGTGTAGCGCGAGCCACAAATCTTGTTTGGCCTTGTTTCCACGTGGGACCAACACAACATACTCTCGGTATACAGGAATTCCGTTACCGCCGCTCCATTGAATCACATCCGCTCCTACCTCTGCCGTCTGATTATTGATGAATATGTAAAAAACCAGTTGGTTCGTTTCCACTACCTCTTTCAGAGTTGCGCAGAAATGAAGCCTAAAAAGATAGTAAAATCCACCATCAACCGTGAAAATCCACGTGAGGTTGGACTTCAAGTTAACCGTAGGATTCAGATCCATTGTACGAAAAGTTTTATACACAATCTCCGGCGCTGTGTAGGCCGGTGTGTCCGTCGTATACTGTATCGTCACATTAGACAGGCCGGAAACTACCATCCCTTTCATCTGGCCAAACATATACCACAAGTCCTGACTCCAAGTCCGGAACAACCCCGTATCCCCTATGCCCGAGATATCGCTGCCACCCACGTTTAGTCTATACATGGTCTCAAGAGCAGTGGTGTTGTCGAAATAGAAGGGTATGTTGTAATCTACCATGTTGATCATTACATCATCCCTATTGTGCATATAGAGATTATTTGGCATAGACACAATCTCTATACCATTAATGAAGGCGTAAGAGGTTGGAGATGGAATAAAGGTTATGTTGAGAAACTGAGTGTGAAACACGGGGATTATGAATTCTTTGATAACGGTGGCTACGGGAGGTTCGATCGAAGAGACGGTAAGGAAGGCACTGAAGTTGCTTAAGAGGGTGAAGTTATTGGCGGTGACCAAGGAGAAGGACTTGGATTTATGGAGTCCGGAGTAGGTGGCCGGGAAGAAGTAGAGACGGACGAACTTCAGGCCAGGCGAGACGGGGAAGGAGTAGGTGAACTTCTTGTGAAAGATGCGTGCAGTCGTGTAGGGGGGTTGGGTAACAGAAGGGTAGTGCTGGGAGGGGGTAGATGCAATTGATGTGGTTTGTACATTTGGGGGTGTAAACTTTGAGTTGAAATCGCCTTCCCAGTTACGGCCATCGAGTGAGGTTGAATTGGAGGACGAGCCACAATTGAGGAGAAAATAGTCAGTGGCAGCGTAGGGTGGCGGGGTTTTGGTGACGGCCTGGGTGAGGAGAAGATGGAGGAAGGAGAGGTAGAGGACAAGCAAGTGCATGGTGTGGAAGACCAATTCTCCTAGGGCTgctataccatatatatatgcagctAGCTTAATTATCTGATGGAAAACACTGAGCAATTGTGTGAAAGTTAGGTCTTTGGATTTATGCGCGCGGATTGTTCAACATACACGCTTTTGAATATAAGTtatgtttgaatttttgtaaaGCATTAATGCAACGAATCGATTGTCCTCGACGATCACTTGCTTGGTATTTTCCTCCACTGGTGTGTAGGAGGATAATGGTTACTTATTTCCACAAACGTGAAGGTGGGAAATAAGTGGGACATACATCTACAAATTGCAATCAGGGAACAAATCTTTTCATGCCTAAAAGCCCAAATTCAAGAATTTAATTTTTcgtaaaaaatacattttcaccGCCGTTTCTTGAAGCTTTAAATCTTTTAggtttgataattaattggcatCCCGGCTGCCTTTAGCCTTTAGAAGACCGGTAAGATGGAGGTTTATCTTGGACTACGACCTAAGGGAAAAGGACTAATTATGTCGTTGCTCTCTTGAGAAACGCCAATATTTATACCTCATATGTCATGCCTAAACCCAGGTACCACACAAAATTTACTCTCTGATCGA
This window of the Corylus avellana chromosome ca5, CavTom2PMs-1.0 genome carries:
- the LOC132182135 gene encoding receptor-like protein kinase FERONIA, producing the protein MHLLVLYLSFLHLLLTQAVTKTPPPYAATDYFLLNCGSSSNSTSLDGRNWEGDFNSKFTPPNVQTTSIASTPSQHYPSVTQPPYTTARIFHKKFTYSFPVSPGLKFVRLYFFPATYSGLHKSKSFSLVTANNFTLLSNFSAFLTVSSIEPPVATVIKEFIIPVFHTQFLNITFIPSPTSYAFINGIEIVSMPNNLYMHNRDDVMINMVDYNIPFYFDNTTALETMYRLNVGGSDISGIGDTGLFRTWSQDLWYMFGQMKGMVVSGLSNVTIQYTTDTPAYTAPEIVYKTFRTMDLNPTVNLKSNLTWIFTVDGGFYYLFRLHFCATLKEVVETNQLVFYIFINNQTAEVGADVIQWSGGNGIPVYREYVVLVPRGNKAKQDLWLALHPDSDMSPRPQFDSSILNGVEIFKLNQFGGSLAGLNPEVEGVTSLIETLGESSTKSKNNRKTTIAIIGGAIFVVVLLSIIGLMAFRLGKRAKSTKTQGSSLPSELCRKFSFTEIKAATNDFDKILIIGVGGFGNVYKGYVDDATTPVAIKRLKSRSQQGAHEFHTEIAMLSQLRHRHLVSLIGYCNDDSEMILVYDYMSHGNLRDHLYDTGNPPLSWKQRLEICIGAAHGLQYLHTDAKHMIIHRDVKTTNILLDEKWVAKVSDFGLSKIGPTSEFKTHVSTVVKGSMGYMDPEYYRLQQLTEKSDVYSFGVVLCEVLCARPPLLRTAKKNQVSLAQWVQEYYCNKMLDQIVDPFLKGEITPECLEKFGEIAVNCLLDDRTKRPSMNEVVWGLELALQMQESTNNINLHGEMKRPLFQELVEDDSDGMFIANNEGSAKSTNLSMIQNFTNKDSDCLLPKTMCSLNAWLQKGDERML